The following proteins come from a genomic window of Diprion similis isolate iyDipSimi1 chromosome 8, iyDipSimi1.1, whole genome shotgun sequence:
- the LOC124408787 gene encoding histone deacetylase HDAC1, producing MSTAPHSKKRVCYYYDSDIGNYYYGQGHPMKPHRIRMTHNLLLNYGLYRKMEIYRPHKATADEMTKFHSDEYIRFLRSIRPDNMSEYNKQMQRFNVGEDCPVFDGLYEFCQLSAGGSVAAAVKLNKQASEICINWGGGLHHAKKSEASGFCYVNDIVLGILELLKYHQRVLYIDIDVHHGDGVEEAFYTTDRVMTVSFHKYGEYFPGTGDLRDIGAGKGKYYAVNIPLRDGMDDESYESIFVPIISKVMETFQPSAVVLQCGADSLTGDRLGCFNLTVRGHGKCVEFVKKYNLPFLMVGGGGYTIRNVSRCWTYETSVALGSEIANELPYNDYFEYFGPDFKLHISPSNMANQNTPEYLEKIKTRLFENLRMLPHAPGVQVQAIPEDGAVVEDSEADEKVNPDERLPQRDLDKRIQHENEYSDSEDEGDGGRRDNRSFKGSRKRPRLEKGQESGDSDLKKEDDIKSEIKDNEKDDKANVTSEEAKKDGGVNP from the exons ATGTCCACAGCACCGCACAGCAAGAAGCGGGTCTGCTACTACTACGACA GTGACATTGGAAACTATTACTATGGACAAGGACATCCCATGAAACCGCATCGCATAAGGATGACCCATAATTTGTTACTTAATTATGGATTGTACAGAAAGATGGAAATTTAT CGACCACACAAAGCTACTGCCGATGAAATGACCAAGTTTCACAGCGATGAGTATATCAGGTTCCTCAGATCCATCAGGCCAGACAATATGTCTGAATACAACAAACAAATGCAACGCT TCAATGTTGGCGAAGATTGTCCAGTCTTTGATGGTTTGTACGAGTTCTGCCAGTTATCGGCAGGAGGCTCAGTAGCGGCTGCGGTCAAGCTGAATAAACAGGCATcagaaatttgtataaattggGGAGGCGGGTTGCATCACGCCAAGAAAAGCGAGGCCTCTGGTTTTTGCTATGTCAATGACATTGTCCTCGGTATTTTAGAATTGCTTAAGTATCACCAGAGAGTATTGTACATTGACATAGATGTTCACCACGGCGACGGCGTTGAAGAAGCCTTTTACACAACTGATAGAGTAATGACAGTCTCGTTTCACAAATATGGAGAATATTTCCCTGGCACTGGTGACCTTCGAGATATTGGTGCTGGAAAG GGTAAATACTACGCAGTCAATATTCCTCTGAGGGATGGAATGGACGATGAAAGTTACGAATCGATATTTGTCCCAATAATATCCAAAGTTATGGAGACGTTTCAACCATCCGCAGTTGTTTTGCAATGTGGTGCTGATTCGTTAACAG GCGACAGACTTGGCTGTTTCAATTTGACGGTCAGAGGACATGGCAAATGCGTCGAGTTTGTTAAGAAGTACAATTTACCGTTCCTCATGGTAGGCGGCGGTGGATACACCATTCGTAACGTTTCTAGGTGTTGGACATATGAAACGTCAGTGGCTCTGGGATCGGAAATAGCGAATGAACTGCCCTACAATGATTACTTTGAATATTTCGGTCCCGACTTCAAACTGCATATAAGCCCCTCTAATATGGCGAATCAGAATACACCTGAATATCTGGAGAAAATCAA AACGagattattcgaaaatttgaggATGCTACCTCACGCACCAGGAGTTCAAGTTCAGGCCATTCCTGAAGACGGCGCCGTTGTCGAGGACTCTGAAGCCGACGAGAAAGTTAACCCAGACGAAAGACTGCCACAGAGAGATTTAGACAAACGAATACAGCACGAAAATGAGTATAGCGATAGCGAAGACGAGGGAGACGGTGGCAGGAGGGACAACAGATCGTTCAAG ggttCCAGAAAAAGGCCGCGACTTGAGAAAGGGCAAGAAAGCGGAGATtccgatttgaaaaaagaagatgatATCAAATCAGAGATAAAAG ATAATGAGAAGGATGACAAAGCCAATGTAACGAGTGAAGAGGCGAAGAAAGACGGAGGTGTGAATCCCTGA